The DNA window CGCCGTTAGCGAGACTGATATCCGCACGGAAGACGCCGTCGACGTACTCGTCGTCGAATTCCGTTCTCGCGTCTATATTCTCGACGTGGGGCTCCGGGACCGCGTAGGCGTACGTGTCTCGGAAGATCCCGCTGAGCCACCACATATCCTGATCCTCGAGATAACTCCCGTTGGACCACTTGTAGACGCGGACAGCGATCGTATTCTCTCCCGCGTGGACGTACTCGCTCACGTCGAACTCGGAGGGGAGCCGCGCCCCTTCGCTGTAGCCCACGCGCTTACCGTTCACCCAGAGGTGGAACGCGGAGTCGACGCCCTCGAAGTGGAGGCGGACCTGTCTGTCCGTCCAGTCGTCGTCGACGTAGAATGTCCGTCGATACGACGCCGTCGGATTATCCGTCGGGACGTTCGGCGGATCGACCGGGAACGGGTACACGACGTTCGTGTAGTGTGGGTTGCCGTAGCCAGCGACCTGCCAATTCATCGGGACCTCGATTCGATCCCAGTCCGCGGCGTCGAACGCCGGCTCGGCGAATCCGGCCGGCGCAGCTGAGGGCGCGGGTGCGAGGTCGAACTGCCAGCGGCCGTTCAACGAGGTGAACCACCGAGACGCCGTTCGATCGTCGGCGAGGGCGGTCTCTCGGTCGGGGTACGGCAATACGTCCACGCGAGGCGGCAACCGGTTACGGCCGATCGTCTCCGGATCGATCCAATCGTCCATGATCGCTCAAATTGGCGTATTGGAACTTATTCTTTTAGCCACCCTTACAGTGGAAATTCCTGTTGCGATACAGTCCTACGCTGTGTCTCGCGGCGCTCGATCCGCTCCGATCCACGCCTCTTTCACTTTCTCGAGCGATCCACCGATTTTGTGGCCCCGATAGCCGAAGATACCCCCGGTACCCGCAGCATCGCCGGGAAACTGACATCACTCGAGACCAGGGAGCCGATTCAACACTGGCTTTAATCCTCTCAGACGCGAACTAGCGATATGAGCCTCATTGCGGAATTTTCCGTCAAATCCGACGATTTGGCGCTGAATCACGCCCTCACAGACGCACCGCATATGGTCGTCGAGATCGAGCAAGTCGTAGCGACGATGGAGGACAGAGTGATGCCATACTTCTGGGTGAGCGGCGGTGATCACACCGAGTTCGAAGCGGCGTTCGAGAACGACGAGACGGTGACGAACGTCGCTTCCATTGACGAAGTAGACGGCGCCAAACTGTACCGTGCCGAGTGGACCCAGAACGTCGAGTCGATCGTCTACGCCTACGTCGAACTCGGAGCCACGATCTTGCAGGCGATCGGCAGGGACAAAAACTGGGAACTACGGATGCGATTCGACGATCAGGAAAGTCTCTCTCAGTTCCAAACGTACTGCGAGGAGAACGAGATCTCGTTCGAACTCAACCGAATACAGGATCAGGAACAGCCGATGGCCAGCGCCCAATACGATCTCACGACGAAGCAACGCGAGACGCTGGTCACCGCACTCGAAGACGGATACTACGAAGTCCCACAGACGGTCTCGATGAGCGAACTGGCCGAGCAGATGGGCGTCTCACAGCAAGCGCTCTCGAAGCGGTTTCACGCTGCACACAAGAACCTCATCACGAGTACCTTGACGTTCACCCATCCGGATGATGAGTGAGTTACTGCCAGCTGACATTTCGTACTATCGACCTCGAGGTTGTCCATACAACCCCTCGCTTCTTCCGCAAGGTAGTCGTTTATCCATCCATGCCAGGGAACCAACGGGCGTGCGAAACCAACGATACGGTGGTCGACGAGCGGCAGAAAGTAGCTGGTAGGTGTTGTGAGTGCGGTGCGGTCTATTCCGCGTGGGTCCTTTCCGATAGCACGGTTCAACCAATCGGGAAGAAAGACGGTTGTCGATGTGGGGCATCGACATTTGAAGCCATCTCACAATGACCCTACTCGGGGCTACAGCGCTGTGGGTTTACTATTAGTTAATTGAGTTGGGGTGTAAGCTTCCTTCTCGGTGAGGGACGACCGAAGGGACGACGGGAGCAGGGTAGGGAGTTCGCATTCTCTTCGCGTATAACAATATGTCTACTGGAGCCAATACTCGTCTATGGAGTGAGGGGGTCTTTCAGAATCCGAAGTAATCGCGTGCTGATTGTAGAGCATTAGGCAGCCTCAGATCTAAAGTCCGACCAGAGGCCATCTAAGCGCTGTCTCCCCTATATCAAATAAGTTGTAGGAGCTTCCATGTCTTCTTTCAGAACACTTTTAACATCGGTATCTTCTGGCTACCCATGGAAAAGTTCCACCCGTATGATGGATTAGCGTGGGATGAGCACGCGCAACATCTAGCGCAGTTTCACACGCACGAGCCGCGAAACACGATACGCGAGGACACGTGCATTCACGAGCCAAGTATCGATGCAGAAACTATTCCGATCGACGATCTTGGGAAAAACAACCTCTCGCCAGCCTCCTCGCCCAAAACGTTAC is part of the Halopiger aswanensis genome and encodes:
- a CDS encoding helix-turn-helix domain-containing protein, translating into MSLIAEFSVKSDDLALNHALTDAPHMVVEIEQVVATMEDRVMPYFWVSGGDHTEFEAAFENDETVTNVASIDEVDGAKLYRAEWTQNVESIVYAYVELGATILQAIGRDKNWELRMRFDDQESLSQFQTYCEENEISFELNRIQDQEQPMASAQYDLTTKQRETLVTALEDGYYEVPQTVSMSELAEQMGVSQQALSKRFHAAHKNLITSTLTFTHPDDE